A genomic region of Raphanus sativus cultivar WK10039 chromosome 6, ASM80110v3, whole genome shotgun sequence contains the following coding sequences:
- the LOC108806648 gene encoding uncharacterized protein LOC108806648: MEKNLEDLRIVGEQWWNQGTEFVQQIPQDQLYAAVGVLLLTTIFLLFFFSIRLFRRTKANTVLLSGLSGSGKTVLFYQLRDGSSHQGSVTSMEPNEGTFVLHTENTNKTKPVHLVDVPGHSRLRSKLEEYLPRAAAIVFVVDALEFLPNCRAASEYLYDILTNASVVKNKIPVLLCCNKTDKITAHTKEFIRKQMEKEIEKLRVSRSAVSTADIANDFTLGIEGEVFSFSHCLNKVTVAEASGLTGETEQVQEFIREYVKP; the protein is encoded by the exons ATGGAGAAGAACTTGGAGGATTTGAGAATTGTGGGGGAGCAATGGTGGAATCAAGGAACTGAATTTGTTCAACAGATACCACAGGATCAGCTTTATGCTGCTGTTGGTGTTCTGTTATTAACTACCATCTTCTTGCTCTTTTTCTTCTCTA TTCGCTTGTTCAGACGTACGAAGGCCAATACTGTACTCCTCTCTGGCCTAAGCGGAAGTGGCAAAACCGTTCTCTTCTATCAA CTCCGAGATGGATCTTCTCATCAGGGTTCTGTGACGTCAATGGAACCTAACGAAGGCACCTTTGTGCTCCACACTGAAAACACTAAT AAAACGAAGCCCGTTCATCTTGTTGATGTTCCTGGGCACTCTCGGCTTAGATCTAAGCTAGAAGAGTACTTGCCACGAGCAGCCGCTATTGTGTTTGTAGTAGATGCACTTGAGTTCCTCCCTAATTGTCGTGCAGCTTCAGA GTACCTCTACGACATTCTTACCAATGCAAGCGTGGTTAAGAATAAGATCCCAGTCCTGCTCTGCTGCAACAAGACAGATAAAATAACTGCACACACAAAAGAGTTCATCCGCAAGCAGATGGAGAAAGAAAT AGAGAAACTTAGGGTTTCGAGGAGTGCGGTTTCAACAGCTGACATAGCCAATGACTTTACTCTTGGGATTGAAGGAGAAGTGTTTTCCTTTTCGCACTGCTTGAACAAAGTCACTGTCGCTGAAGCATCTGGACTAACAGGAGAAACAGAGCAAGTGCAAGAGTTCATCAGAGAATATGTTAAGCCATGA
- the LOC108811572 gene encoding peptide methionine sulfoxide reductase B9-like, producing MATTATLAAPSTGSVQKPDDEWRAVLSPEQFRVLREKGTEARFKGEYNKLYDEGTYACAGCATPLYKSTTKFDSGCGWPAFFDAIPGAIKQTLEPDGRRVEITCSKCDGHLGHVFKGEGFPTATDERHCVNSVSLKFNSSETSS from the exons ATGGCAACGACAGCAACATTGGCAGCTCCTTCAACTGGATCTGTGCAAAAACCAGATGATGAGTGGCGTGCCGTTCTGTCTCCTGAACAATTTAGAGTTCTCAGGGAAAAGGGCACAGA AGCCCGATTCAAAGGAGAATATAATAAACTGTACGACGAAGGAACATATGCGTGTGCTGGCTGTGCAACTCCTCTTTATAAGTCCACCACCAAGTTCGACTCTGGCTGTGGCTGGCCTGCCTTTTTCGACGCTATTCCCGGTGCCATTAAACAAACT CTGGAGCCAGATGGGAGAAGAGTTGAGATCACATGCTCAAAATGTGATGGACATTTAGGTCATGTTTTCAAAGGAGAAGGTTTCCCCACGGCTACCGATGAGCGTCACTGCGTCAACAGTGTTTCGCTTAAGTTTAATTCTTCCGAAACTTCCTCCTGA